One segment of Gammaproteobacteria bacterium DNA contains the following:
- the rsxG gene encoding electron transport complex subunit RsxG: protein MGIAALILTGFAMVGTGLVAVTYSGTRDIIAEAQRAALEARLNQLAPADRYDNRVTEDRIEVIAPEWLGTDQPVTVYRARKAGQPVALFATPTAPDGYAGPIQLLIGVYVDGTLAGVRVLEHKETPGLGDGVEERRSPWILAFTGKSLANPSSAQWKVKRDGGAFDQLTGATITPRAVVKAVHKFLEYVRDHQQELFAPAAKE from the coding sequence ATGGGCATTGCCGCCTTGATCCTGACCGGGTTCGCCATGGTCGGTACGGGATTGGTGGCCGTGACCTACAGTGGAACCAGGGATATCATTGCCGAGGCGCAACGGGCGGCGCTGGAGGCCCGCCTTAATCAATTGGCGCCGGCGGATCGTTATGATAACCGGGTGACCGAGGATCGGATTGAAGTGATTGCCCCGGAGTGGTTGGGCACCGATCAGCCGGTCACCGTTTATCGGGCGCGCAAGGCGGGTCAACCGGTCGCACTGTTCGCAACGCCCACCGCGCCAGATGGGTATGCCGGCCCTATTCAACTGCTGATCGGCGTCTATGTGGATGGGACACTGGCCGGGGTGCGGGTGCTGGAGCACAAGGAAACGCCTGGTTTGGGAGATGGCGTTGAAGAACGGCGTTCACCGTGGATTTTAGCGTTTACCGGGAAATCGCTGGCAAATCCTTCCTCGGCGCAATGGAAGGTGAAACGGGACGGCGGCGCGTTTGATCAACTCACGGGGGCGACCATTACGCCCCGAGCAGTGGTTAAGGCAGTCCACAAATTTCTGGAGTATGTTCGGGATCATCAGCAAGAACTGTTTGCGCCGGCGGCGAAAGAGTAA
- the lolA gene encoding outer membrane lipoprotein chaperone LolA, protein MKGKATAVDLTWSYLMLRKHNLIYRWARMLLALVLGGSLTLSVQSAPQSPVQSYFQDLQSLRADFIQRVFDEQSRIVQTSSGQMLMQKPGRFRWDYQTPAEQIIVADGKRLWAYDVDLAQVTVRQLDTALSSTPLALLSGAAPIEETFTVGPVRQQNGVSWYELTPRQPQSEFRLLRVAFKGDLLVSLELEDHFGQRTQLDFQHLERNPVLDPGLLKFTPPPGVDVVGETG, encoded by the coding sequence ATGAAAGGGAAGGCCACGGCGGTTGATCTAACTTGGAGTTACCTGATGCTTCGGAAGCATAACCTGATTTATAGATGGGCGCGCATGTTGCTCGCGCTGGTTCTGGGAGGGAGCCTGACCCTATCGGTCCAGTCTGCGCCTCAGTCGCCGGTGCAATCCTATTTCCAGGACTTGCAGTCGCTACGGGCGGATTTTATCCAGCGGGTGTTCGATGAACAGTCCCGGATTGTGCAGACGTCCAGCGGCCAAATGTTGATGCAAAAGCCCGGCAGGTTCCGTTGGGATTATCAGACGCCGGCGGAACAGATCATCGTTGCTGACGGCAAGCGGTTGTGGGCCTATGATGTTGATCTGGCGCAGGTCACCGTTCGTCAATTGGACACGGCGCTGAGTTCAACCCCCCTGGCGTTGCTCAGCGGCGCGGCGCCGATTGAGGAGACCTTTACTGTGGGTCCGGTTCGCCAGCAGAATGGCGTGAGCTGGTATGAACTGACGCCGCGCCAGCCACAGTCGGAATTCCGATTGTTGCGAGTGGCGTTCAAGGGCGATCTGCTGGTCAGTTTGGAATTGGAGGATCATTTCGGCCAGCGCACCCAGCTGGATTTTCAGCATCTGGAGCGCAACCCGGTCCTCGATCCGGGTCTGCTGAAATTCACTCCTCCTCCCGGTGTTGATGTGGTGGGCGAAACAGGTTGA